The following nucleotide sequence is from Pseudobutyrivibrio ruminis HUN009.
GGTGGATTCTGATGTTATCATTATTTTTATCACATCCACAGTTCAGTATGCAGTGCAGGGATATGCAGTGGATGCGCTAGGATATGTTCTTAAGCCTGTGCCATATAATCAGTTTGAGCAGATTTTTGACAAGGCAATAGTGAGAGTGCAGGCCAAGCAACAGCATGTTTATATAAAGGTTGCTGTTGATGACAAGCAGCTAAAGCTTGACTGCAACAATATTATCTATATTGAAAGTCAGCGTAACAATGTGGTTATACATTGCAAGGATGATGATTATGTTACAGCAGGGCCTCTCAAGCGGTTTGATGAGATGCTGATGGAACATGGTTTTAGCAAGTGCCATAATGCATATTTAATCAATCTTTCAGAGGTTGAAGCTGTACAAAAAGAGGAAGTTTTATTAACAAATGAGGTGATGCTTCCAATAAGTCGTGCCAGAAAGAAAGAGTTCATGGCTGCGTTGACGGAGGATATTTTGTAATGGTTTTTAATGCATTTTTAAACCCTGTAAATATACAGGACACCCCAAGACTTTTTACCGCTATTGCTGAATGGCTAGCGGTTTTTGTTTACTTTAATATATACAAGAAAAAGAGGCATGATAAGGAATTTGCTATTTACTGTATTGCTATATTTATTATCTTGGTCGCATTTCAATTTATAGCGGGGTTGTTGCCACTGGGTTTTTGGATTCCTACTATGATCGGTGCAGTAGGACTTATGTACTTTTCACTTTATATTGTTTTGGATATAA
It contains:
- a CDS encoding LytR/AlgR family response regulator transcription factor, with amino-acid sequence MINVCIVEDELEQASVLKNYISKYSSAKNQQFNITNLPDGIDLVDDYKGQFDIILLDIQMKHLDGMAAAEKIRQVDSDVIIIFITSTVQYAVQGYAVDALGYVLKPVPYNQFEQIFDKAIVRVQAKQQHVYIKVAVDDKQLKLDCNNIIYIESQRNNVVIHCKDDDYVTAGPLKRFDEMLMEHGFSKCHNAYLINLSEVEAVQKEEVLLTNEVMLPISRARKKEFMAALTEDIL